A window of Bufo gargarizans isolate SCDJY-AF-19 chromosome 9, ASM1485885v1, whole genome shotgun sequence contains these coding sequences:
- the NUP214 gene encoding nuclear pore complex protein Nup214 isoform X2 — MEDDTDVPQERETKDFQFRQLKKKRIFPAPPDLPKERSNLLAVSNKHGFLFAGGPTGLKIFRTDDVLVPINPGEDPNKIEAAPPGIEVPTRHRVHHVALSSDNLTLSVCTSSADCGSSIAFYDIRTLVGESKQPKEAFTSQPLSREPGSFVTDLKWNPVVSNMVAVCLSDGSICVFQVTDAVLLYASLPASLGVTCVCWSPKGKQLAVGKQNGTVVQYVPTLEERKVIPCPPFYESDPVKVLDILWVSTYVFAVVYAAADGSLETSPQLVMVLLPKKEERRGERFLNFTETCYSSCNERQHHFFMNYIDDWNVLLGASAASIEVSVIARLSDQSLWELWLLEDSSRAELPVTDNSEDTLPMGVVVSYTSQLSVFISEEKILPPTPVLLLLSTDGVLCPFHMINSNEGSKSLTVIPERIPAAGERLVKAAASFSAAPGPAVANPPPLGAVSGSATNASFAGLPGKSTAPTFGLPINPPAPAFAVPAANVSVKSPAAAPAFPLPAVTGSTKPTAAAFSFSATLPGKPQSTSAFTLSSSSLPNNPQTAPFGFGMPANFSFNPQDSSFAGRPQSSPAFSVPSASLPVPAPASSFSALFGASVGAPSFHKPPGAPVSSFTSELPGGAFGAATSNSENSGSSTQAAESGAQPAPSSVRVNLKDKFGAVDSAQPKPSFAPSAPGFSFAPPAKTTTPTALGGNVPMSAPSQSTGTHSRPFSAVSQSGQSAPPQPAMAQKTARVLPGAAKQAPPQPVVSGSFDKSVDSKDPIHNGIKEEIAHFQKELDDLKLRTAKACFTVGTEDEMRQLRTECDDLHSFLLEIQETTKSHHGDIGCLKTTVLEGLANAESALEQKERLSDPVYRRLLYKKPLDPKSEAQMQEIRRLHQYVRNEVQGVSDVLDLEWDRFVESERKQKGYAVSDRETLFNTLANNREIINQQRQRLNQLMDSLYHLRLYNCTSKWKVTSDESSYCSHDVEIESLQDTLSKTMIDTTIKLAPKLPPKLSPVKQNQLRNFLTKRKVPPVRSLAPANLCRSSFLNPSYIEDPDDVSSSSSLSEATDTQGGLSEPVRRETPPPEPSPVRAVRHAPVTRTVSLQPGFVTPAPQLGKVQLSSGPFTSTPMVSVSSMSVIPQGADSTMLATKTVKHGAPTVPAAQAAANAAMRRQQVTSLAPAALTESTLQTVPKVVNVKELKGNGPGPNIQLVMAPTNPQSVAHANNQANKAAAVQAKQVPPSGGLKVAQAPSGAPQPGPGLAPSRVMGPAAPSSSNMAAGAPGNKGFQFSSPSMFPVIAAATTSAPTSTFGSFAPGKESHQPPGFTGAPGIKAPFASGSETSISFLSCLPPSSSVEPITPAPHLQHKDTTQPANFMSAGGMKQQLVSPPNMSPSILSVMPPSLAPADSSTSAKPASLQVPVATSAASATSPAGETLGSFSGLRVGQVEDVSKAAPSAPQGVSSMVSSSKPGDPASTAGASSVLNVPLLAGIFNQGVKSGFSFMAPAGSAPPASGAPSAVQASVAFGFMPTITAAQTLAAPIPVPSPAPGAFSLDVKQAAGPEKSVPDSFAPSQLQALLAQPSEGGKEAAPSPAGDSTVSTPVAAASIPAADPKTLTVPVSTFPATVNLGQNAATTSTPAVVSPLTAPASTSLSSPALVTAASSGAPSTQVPSGEGATTPAPAFVQPPASAAPPVFGQSPAPASAPLLFGQQSSTSTTTSESTALASAFGSSAFGVTEGSAGFGQPAFGQAGSFWQTSPSSANGFSFKPSNFASQLTFSQTPTTTAAGSSSGGGLFGSSATTSSANAFSFAPQSGSSTSTAGGGLFGQSSAAAFGQGPSTFGQTTPAFGSAGSSATTTTSSSVFGFAQSAGFPSSSSGSIFGQSQNTGPSLFAQSSSSSGSLFGASSGASGSGGFFSGLGGKPSQEAANKNPFGSADAAFGASGSSSGFGAAPVFGSPPTFGGSPGFGGTPTFGTAQSFSSPLGSTSGRVFGEGTAAATTGGFGFGSGGSSFGSMATQNAPSFGVLSQQGSGFGSQSSGFGFGPGSSGPAPGSSGGFSFGATNQSSSAFGGGWRG, encoded by the exons ATGGAGGATGATACAGATGTCCCTCAGGAAAGGGAAACCAAG gatTTCCAGTTCCGTCAACTGAAAAAGAAACGGATCTTCCCGGCGCCGCCGGATCTGCCCAAGGAGCGCTCGAATCTTCTGGCTGTCTCCAACAAACATGGCTTCCTGTTTGCAGGCGGTCCGACCGGGCTGAAGATTTTCCGGACAGATGATGTCCTCGTCCCAATTAACCCAGGGGAGGACCCCAATAAAATCG AGGCGGCTCCTCCGGGGATTGAAGTACCGACGAGGCATCGGGTGCACCACGTGGCCCTGAGCTCTGACAACCTCACCCTGTCTGTCTGCACGTCGTCCGCTGACTGCGGCTCCTCCATCGCCTTCTATGACATCCGAACGCTTGTGGGCGAG TCCAAGCAGCCGAAGGAAGCCTTCACCTCCCAGCCGCTCTCCAGGGAACCCGGCAGTTTTGTCACAGATCTAAAGTGGAACCCCGTGGTGTCCAACATGGTGGCGGTGTGCCTCAGTGACGGCAGCATCTGTGTGTTCCAGGTCACTGACGCCGTCCTTTTGTATGCCAGTCTGCCAGCCTCACTGGGCGTGACGTGTG TGTGCTGGAGCCCGAAGGGGAAGCAACTGGCCGTGGGCAAACAGAACGGGACAGTGGTGCAGTACGTCCCG ACCCTGGAGGAGAGGAAGGTGATCCCTTGCCCCCCGTTCTACGAGTCGGACCCAGTGAAAG TGCTGGACATCCTCTGGGTCAGCACGTACGTCTTTGCGGTGGTGTACGCGGCTGCTGATGGATCCCTGGAGACCTCCCCCCAGCTCGTCATGGTCTTGCTTCCG AAAAAGGAGGAGAGGCGAGGAGAACGCTTCCTGAACTTCACGGAGACCTGCTACAGCAGCTGCAACGAGCGGCAGCACCACTTCTTCATGAATTACATCGATGACTG GAACGTTCTTCTCGGGGCATCGGCGgcttccatagaagtcagtgtGATTGCCAGGCTGTCTGATCAG AGCCTGTGGGAGCTGTGGTTACTGGAAGACTCCAGCCGAGCAGAGCTGCCGGTGACTGATAACAGCGAGGACACGCTGCCCATGGGGGTTGTGGTCTCCTACACCAGCCAGCTGAGCGTCTTTATCA GTGAGGAGAAGATTTTGCCCCCCACTCCGGTCCTTCTGCTGCTTTCCACCGACGGGGTCCTTTGTCCCTTTCACATGATTAACTCCAACGAAGGATCAAAGTCTTTGACGGTAATACCGGAGCGAATTCCTGCGGCGGGAGAACGACTCGTTAAAGCTGCAG CGTCCTTCTCCGCCGCTCCCGGACCCGCCGTTGCTAACCCTCCTCCACTTGGTGCAGTTAGCGGCAGTGCTACTAATGCATCTTTTGCTGGGCTCCCTGGAAAATCGACTGCCCCGACCTTCGGCCTCCCGATAAATCCTCCGGCTCCTGCCTTCGCCGTGCCCGCTGCTAATGTGTCTGTGAAATCTCCAGCCGCTGCCCCTGCTTTCCCGCTGCCCGCTGTTACTGGCTCTACAAAACCCACCGCGGCCGCCTTCAGCTTCTCCGCTACCCTCCCCGGGAAGCCTCAGTCTACTTCTGCTTTCACCCTGTCTTCCTCCAGCCTCCCTAACAACCCTCAGACGGCTCCCTTCGGTTTCGGCATGCCTGCTAATTTTTCTTTCAACCCTCAGGACAGTTCATTTGCAGGCCGACCTCAGTCCTCGCCCGCTTTTAGTGTCCCCTCTGCCAGCCTTCCTGTACCCGCCCCAGCCAGCTCTTTTTCTGCTTTGTTTGGTGCTTCAGTCGGAGCCCCAAGCTTTCACAAGCCGCCAGGGGCCCCAGTGTCTTCCTTCACCTCGGAGCTGCCTGGAGGCGCTTTTGGGGCAGCAACGTCAAACTCTGAAAACTCTGGTAGTTCTACCCAAGCTGCAGAATCCGGTGCCCAACCAGCGCCATCCTCTGTCCGGGTGAACCTGAAGGACAA ATTTGGTGCAGTGGACAGCGCTCAGCCTAAGCCAAGCTTCGCCCCAAGCGCTCCAGGCTTCTCCTTTGCCCCTCCAGCCAAGACCACAACCCCGACAGCTCTGGGAGGCAACGTTCCCATGTCCGCTCCATCCCAATCCACGGGGACTCACAGCAGGCCGTTTTCTGCTG TCTCGCAGTCAGGACAGAGCGCTCCCCCACAACCAGCGATGGCCCAGAAGACAGCTCGGGTATTACCAGGGGCAGCAAAGCAAGCACCACCTCAG CCGGTGGTGAGTGGATCGTTTGATAAATCCGTGGACAGTAAAGATCCTATTCACAATGGAATTAAAGAGGAG ATTGCTCACTTTCAGAAGGAGCTGGATGACCTCAAGTTGCGGACGGCGAAGGCTTGCTTTACCGTAGGGACGGAGGATGAGATGAGGCAGCTGAGGACCGAGTGTGATGATCTCCATTCCTTCCTTCTGGAAATCCAGGAAACCACTAAG tcgCACCATGGAGATATCGGCTGTCTGAAAACTACCGTTCTGGAAGGATTGGCCAATGCTGAGAGTGCGCTAGAGCAAAAGGAGCGGTTAAGTGACCCTGTATACCGCCGTCTTTTATATAAGAAGCCCCTGGACCCCAAGAGCGAGGCCCAGATGCAG GAGATTCGCAGGCTCCACCAGTACGTAAGGAATGAAGTTCAAGGCGTGAGCGATGTCCTGGACCTGGAGTGGGACCGCTTTGTGGAATCCGAGAGAAAACAAAA GGGATATGCCGTATCGGACCGCGAGACGCTGTTTAATACCCTGGCTAATAACCGGGAGATCATCAACCAGCAGCGGCAGCGTCTGAACCAGCTGATGGACAGTCTGTACCACCTGCGTCTCTACAACTGCACCTCGAAGTGGAAAGTGACGAGCGACGAATCCTCCTACTGCAG ccacGATGTGGAGATAGAAAGCCTACAGGACACTCTGTCAAAGACCATGATAGATACCACGATCAAGCTGGCGCCGAAGCTTCCAC ccaagttaTCTCCAGTGAAGCAGAATCAACTTAGAAATTTCCTCACTAAGCGGAAGGTGCCGCCGGTTAGATCGCTCGCTCCAG CCAACCTCTGCCGCTCCTCCTTCTTGAACCCAAGTTACatagaagatccggacgacgtcAGTTCTTCATCTTCCCTGTCAGAAGCGACAGATACTCAGGGGGGACTGTCAGAGCCAGTAAGACGGGAGACTCCACCGCCGGAGCCCTCCCCTGTGCGAGCCGTGCGTCACGCCCCTGTTACACGCACAGTCTCCCTGCAGCCAGGATTTGTGACACCAGCTCCTCAGCTTGGAAAGGTTCAGCTGAGCTCTGGACCCTTCACCAGCACTC CTATGGTATCTGTGTCTTCAATGAGTGTCATCCCGCAAGGAGCCGACAGCACAATGCTAGCCACCAAGACCGTGAAGCACGGAGCACCGACCGTCCCTGCAGCACAAGCAGCAGCCAACGCCGCCATGAGGAGGCAGCAGGTGACCAGCCTGGCGCCAG CCGCACTCACTGAATCCACCTTGCAAACTGTACCCAAAGTAGTGAATGTGAAAGAACTGAAAGGGAATGGGCCCGGACCGAACATTCAATTAGTCATGGC GCCCACCAACCCGCAGTCCGTCGCTCATGCTAATAACCAGGCAAACAAAGCTGCCGCAGTCCAGGCTAAACAG GTTCCTCCCTCTGGCGGGTTGAAAGTTGCTCAGGCTCCATCTGGCGCTCCCCAGCCAGGACCAGGGTTGGCACCCAGCAGGGTGATGG GCCCCGCAGCCCCTTCATCTTCCAACATGGCAGCCGGTGCCCCTGGCAACAAAGGGTTCCAGTTTTCTTCTCCCAG TATGTTCCCTGTCATCGCCGCCGCCACCACGTCAGCACCCACCTCCACTTTCGGAAGCTTCGCCCCAG gaaaggAGTCTCATCAGCCTCCAGGTTTTACGGGTGCTCCCGGGATCAAGGCTCCCTTTGCCTCTGGGTCGGAGACGTCTATCTCATTCTTGTCATGTCTGCCGCCATCTTCTTCAGTTGAACCTATCACTCCTGCCCCTCACCTGCAGC ACAAGGATACCACCCAGCCTGCAAACTTCATGAGTGCGGGAGGAATGAAGCAGCAGCTTGTCTCTCCGCCCAATATGTCACCTTCCATCTTGTCTGTGATGCCACCATCTCTAGCCCCTGCTGATTCCTCCACCAGCGCTAAGCCAGCATCACTGCAGGTACCAGTTGCTACGTCTGCAGCCTCAGCCACATCCCCTGCGGGGGAGACTCTAGGAAGCTTTTCTGGACTAAGGGTTGGTCAAGTCGAGGATGTATCCAAAGCTGCCCCATCTGCACCGCAAGGTGTCAGCTCCATGGTCAGTTCTTCAAAGCCTGGAGATCCAGCTTCAACTGCAGGTGCCTCTTCTGTGTTGAATGTCCCATTATTGGCCGGGATATTTAACCAAGGCGTCAAGTCTGGCTTCTCTTTTATGGCACCAGCCGGCTCAGCTCCTCCAGCCAGCGGTGCGCCCTCAGCCGTACAAGCTTCAGTAGCGTTTGGTTTCATGCCTACTATAACTGCGGCCCAGACACTTGCTGCTCCAATACCGGTGCCTTCTCCAGCTCCTGGAGCGTTTAGCTTAGATGTTAAACAGGCAGCGGGACCTGAAAAATCTGTTCCTGACTCTTTTGCTCCTTCTCAGTTGCAAGCACTTTTGGCTCAGCCAAGCGAGGGGGGTAAAGAAGCAGCACCAAGCCCAGCAGGTGACAGCACTGTGTCGACACCTGTGGCTGCCGCCTCTATACCTGCTGCAGACCCAAAGACATTGACTGTTCCCGTGTCCACATTTCCAGCCACCGTAAACTTGGGGCAAAATGCAGCCACCACTTCCACACCAGCAGTGGTTAGCCCTCTGACTGCTCCTGCCAGCACCAGTCTATCTTCTCCAGCTTTGGTCACTGCAGCTTCTTCAGGTGCACCCAGCACACAAGTCCCTTCAGGAGAAGGAGCCACCACTCCAGCTCCTGCATTTGTCCAGCCACCAGCTTCTGCAGCCCCCCCAGTCTTTGGTCAGAGCCCGGCACCTGCTTCAGCCCCTCTTCTGTTTGGTCAGCAGAGTAGCACCTCAACCACCACCTCTGAGTCTACCGCTCTGGCCTCTGCTTTTGGTTCCTCAGCATTTGGGGTGACCGAAGGAAGTGCAGGTTTCGGACAGCCGGCGTTTGGTCAGGCCGGGTCTTTCTGGCAAACCTCTCCCAGCTCTGCCAATGGCTTTTCCTTCAAACCATCCAACTTTGCGTCACAGCTGACCTTCAGCCAGACTCCCACCACTACTGCTGCAGGTAGTAGCAGCGGCGGGGGGCTGTTTGGGAGTTCTGCGACTACTAGCAGTGCAAATGCATTCTCCTTCGCACCGCAGTCCGGCAGCAGTACCTCCACGGCTGGAGGAGGTCTCTTTGGACAGAGCAGTGCTGCAGCGTTTGGGCAGGGCCCCTCCACCTTTGGTCAGACGACACCAGCCTTTGGCAGTGCGGGCTCCTCGGCTACAACTACGACGTCGTCTTCGGTGTTCGGCTTTGCACAGTCTGCAG GATTTCCGTCAAGTTCTTCAGGATCCATATTTGGCCAGTCTCAGAACACCGGTCCAAGTCTCTTCGCACAG TCCTCGTCCTCCTCCGGGAGCCTGTTTGGTGCAAGCAGCGGTGCTAGCGGAAGTGGGGGCTTCTTCAGTGGTCTTGGAGGCAAACCCAGCCAAGAAGCGGCTAACAAGAATCCCTTCGGATCAGCCGATGCAGCGTTTGGCGCCTCCGGCTCCTCCA GTGGGTTCGGCGCTGCTCCGGTGTTTGGCAGCCCTCCAACCTTTGGGGGATCCCCTGGATTTGGAGGGACGCCAACATTCGGCACAGCCCAAAGCTTTTCTAGCCCTCTGGGCTCGACTAGTGGCAGAGTGTTCGGGGAAGGTACGGCGGCCGCTACCACGGGAGGATTCGG GTTTGGAAGCGGTGGCTCCTCGTTCGGCAGCATGGCCACTCAGAATGCCCCATCCTTTGGCGTCCTCTCTCAGCAGGGCAGTGGCTTTGGCAGCCAAAGTAGCGGCTTTGGGTTTGGTCCTGGCAGCAGCGGGCCAGCGCCTGGAAGCAGCGGAG GTTTCTCATTTGGCGCCACAAACCA GTCTTCATCAGCATTCGGCGGAGGCTGGAGGGGCTGA